The following proteins are encoded in a genomic region of Sorangiineae bacterium MSr12523:
- a CDS encoding TetR/AcrR family transcriptional regulator, which produces MSEEMTLPKVRRSQRERRESTMAKLVEATIDSLREVGYAATSVKEVCRRSGVSHGGLFRHFPSMLELILAAAEEVARRQIAEFERRFWQAPHEEPSLHAAMRMLRDACRTPINSVWYELLVAARTDAPLRTALEPTIRRYYASIRTTASRLPGIDSIPEDLFETLLFTLVHVFDGESLARVVLPHPELEERRMSLLVGLIELLQQRRA; this is translated from the coding sequence ATGAGCGAAGAGATGACATTGCCAAAGGTCCGTCGCAGTCAGCGTGAGCGGCGTGAAAGCACGATGGCGAAGTTGGTGGAGGCGACCATCGATTCGTTGCGCGAGGTCGGCTATGCCGCCACGTCCGTGAAAGAGGTCTGCCGCCGCTCCGGCGTTTCGCATGGCGGGCTCTTTCGTCACTTCCCGTCGATGCTCGAATTGATCCTCGCCGCGGCGGAGGAAGTGGCCCGCCGCCAGATTGCCGAGTTCGAGCGGCGTTTCTGGCAGGCGCCGCACGAGGAGCCGTCGCTGCATGCCGCGATGCGCATGCTGCGCGATGCCTGCCGCACGCCGATCAATTCGGTGTGGTACGAGCTTCTGGTGGCGGCACGCACGGATGCGCCGCTTCGAACGGCGCTCGAGCCGACGATCCGCCGGTATTACGCATCGATCCGCACGACGGCGTCGCGCCTTCCGGGCATCGACTCCATCCCGGAGGACCTGTTCGAGACGCTTCTCTTCACGTTGGTGCACGTTTTCGACGGCGAGTCCTTGGCTCGCGTGGTTCTGCCGCATCCCGAGCTGGAAGAGCGCCGCATGTCGCTTCTCGTCGGCCTGATCGAGCTTTTGCAGCAGCGGCGCGCCTGA
- a CDS encoding amidohydrolase family protein has protein sequence METAYDVIIRNGRWFDGTGAPSAVRHLGIRQGRIAAVSSVPLPEEGCPEIIEAEGKWVLPGFVDIHTHYDAEILAAPGLRESVRHGVTSVFLGSCSIGTVHSSALDCADLFSRVEAVPREYVLALLERHKSWQTAGDYVRFLESMPLGPNVAAFLGHSDMRATVMGLGRSVDPNEKPTEDEMRRMEQMLDDALSQGFLGLSTMTNPWDKLDGERYRSKSLPSTFAHWNEYQRFNRILRATGRVLQSAPNITTKVNAVRFLWESMALFGRKALKTTLLTAADAKSSPFLVRALCAVARFINRFTGADFRWQHLPVPFEVYADGIDLVVFEEFGAGRAALHLQEEVERNQLLTDPKYRREFRRDYEAKFTPRVWQRDFHDAHIVACPDGSVVGKSFGQVADERGIHPVDAFLDLVVQYGTKVRWRTTIANHRTPVLDRLAADSAVQMGFADSGAHLRNMAFYNFPIRMLRRVKAAIDGGTPFMTLERAVHRLTGELGGWYGIHAGTLRKGDRADVVVLDPAGLDASVDAYYEAPVPEYGGLSRMVNRSDAAVRATLVAGRVVYQNGQFLAGYGETLRTGSFLRVGERSTDAATATSGSSREQSGTNEVTSGGECAA, from the coding sequence ATGGAGACCGCGTACGACGTCATCATTCGCAATGGCCGCTGGTTCGACGGGACGGGGGCACCCTCCGCCGTGCGCCATCTCGGCATTCGCCAGGGACGCATCGCAGCCGTGTCTTCGGTGCCGCTCCCCGAAGAGGGCTGTCCCGAGATCATCGAGGCCGAGGGAAAGTGGGTGCTGCCTGGCTTCGTCGACATCCACACGCACTACGACGCGGAGATCCTCGCCGCGCCGGGCCTGCGCGAATCCGTTCGCCATGGCGTGACCAGCGTCTTCCTCGGAAGCTGCTCCATCGGGACGGTGCACTCCTCCGCGCTCGATTGCGCGGACCTCTTCAGCCGCGTCGAGGCGGTGCCGCGCGAGTACGTGCTCGCGCTGCTCGAGCGCCACAAGTCCTGGCAGACCGCGGGCGACTACGTGCGCTTTCTCGAGTCGATGCCGCTCGGCCCCAACGTGGCGGCGTTCCTCGGGCACTCGGACATGCGCGCGACCGTGATGGGCCTGGGGCGCTCCGTCGATCCGAACGAGAAGCCCACCGAGGACGAGATGCGCCGGATGGAGCAGATGCTCGACGACGCGCTTTCACAGGGATTCCTCGGGCTCTCCACGATGACCAATCCGTGGGACAAGCTCGATGGTGAGCGGTATCGCTCCAAATCGCTGCCCTCGACGTTCGCCCACTGGAACGAATACCAGAGGTTCAATCGCATCCTGCGCGCCACCGGGCGCGTTCTCCAGAGCGCGCCGAACATCACCACGAAGGTGAACGCGGTGCGCTTTCTCTGGGAGAGCATGGCGCTCTTCGGACGCAAGGCGCTCAAAACGACGCTTCTCACCGCCGCCGACGCCAAATCGAGTCCCTTTTTGGTGCGTGCACTCTGCGCGGTGGCGCGCTTCATCAATCGCTTCACGGGAGCGGACTTCCGCTGGCAGCATCTGCCGGTGCCCTTCGAGGTGTACGCCGATGGCATCGACTTGGTCGTCTTCGAGGAATTCGGCGCCGGACGCGCAGCCTTGCACCTCCAAGAGGAAGTGGAACGCAATCAGCTATTGACCGATCCGAAGTACCGCCGCGAATTCCGTCGCGATTACGAAGCGAAATTCACCCCGCGCGTGTGGCAACGTGATTTCCACGATGCGCACATCGTGGCGTGCCCCGATGGGTCGGTGGTGGGCAAATCCTTCGGGCAGGTGGCCGACGAGCGCGGAATTCACCCGGTGGACGCGTTTCTCGATTTGGTCGTTCAATATGGGACCAAGGTTCGGTGGCGAACCACGATTGCCAATCATCGCACGCCGGTGCTCGACCGATTGGCTGCCGATTCGGCCGTGCAAATGGGATTTGCCGATTCGGGTGCCCATCTTCGCAATATGGCCTTTTACAATTTCCCCATTCGCATGCTACGCCGGGTGAAGGCAGCCATCGATGGGGGAACGCCGTTCATGACCTTGGAGCGCGCCGTTCACCGGCTCACCGGCGAGCTCGGTGGCTGGTACGGTATTCACGCGGGCACGTTGCGCAAAGGCGATCGCGCCGATGTCGTCGTGCTCGATCCCGCGGGCCTCGATGCCAGCGTGGACGCGTATTACGAGGCGCCGGTGCCGGAGTACGGCGGGCTCTCGCGCATGGTGAACCGAAGCGATGCCGCGGTGAGGGCCACCCTCGTCGCGGGCCGTGTCGTGTATCAGAATGGGCAATTTCTCGCAGGCTACGGGGAGACCCTGCGTACGGGCTCTTTTCTTCGTGTCGGCGAGCGCAGCACGGACGCGGCCACGGCCACGTCCGGCAGTTCACGCGAGCAGTCGGGCACCAACGAGGTCACCAGCGGAGGCGAGTGCGCAGCATGA
- a CDS encoding TerB family tellurite resistance protein, with translation MVTAFVFITAVPERQEELLDVIGARAEVVECHRFVGGELMARLSCADLAGVHQFVADQLRNEGVEIRIERVEDTVKSATAAAALDNVTAKRGASIPPPPPSVNPPSRSRPRPLTNRERDVIRALAAVVWVDGNADPAELEIVDQVISGYAVTPEQRKELTAFVRSERKLDTDMALEHLGAEDRELLLTNAAIITHADGVQLPSEKTMLAKLGKMLGYSEEQATVIVQSAVEEGAISLSSRALEDEAD, from the coding sequence ATGGTGACGGCGTTCGTCTTCATCACCGCGGTACCGGAGCGTCAGGAGGAGCTGCTCGATGTGATTGGCGCGCGCGCCGAGGTCGTCGAGTGCCATCGCTTCGTCGGGGGCGAGCTCATGGCGCGCCTTTCCTGTGCCGATCTGGCGGGGGTTCATCAGTTCGTGGCCGATCAACTGCGGAACGAAGGGGTGGAGATCCGCATCGAGCGCGTCGAGGACACGGTGAAATCGGCGACGGCGGCGGCCGCATTGGACAACGTGACCGCCAAGCGCGGCGCGTCCATTCCGCCGCCTCCGCCTAGCGTCAACCCACCGAGCCGCTCGCGTCCGCGTCCTCTGACGAACCGCGAACGCGATGTCATCCGCGCGCTGGCCGCCGTTGTTTGGGTCGATGGAAATGCCGATCCGGCGGAGCTCGAAATCGTCGATCAGGTCATCTCCGGGTATGCCGTCACCCCCGAGCAGCGCAAAGAGCTCACGGCCTTCGTGCGCAGCGAGCGAAAGCTCGACACGGACATGGCGCTGGAGCACCTCGGCGCGGAGGATCGCGAGCTCTTGCTCACCAATGCCGCGATCATCACCCACGCCGATGGGGTGCAGCTTCCCTCGGAAAAAACGATGCTGGCCAAGCTCGGGAAAATGCTCGGCTACTCGGAAGAGCAGGCCACCGTCATCGTTCAGTCGGCCGTGGAAGAGGGCGCGATCAGCCTCTCCAGCCGGGCGCTGGAAGACGAAGCGGACTGA
- a CDS encoding DNA topoisomerase IV subunit A translates to MAAAKKATTKPKASDKDVRTLRKIEQLAQAAVRTVEKKENPALSIRMRALSNVSFNEKKRIIELGQKTQSREFFNTAMARKFMQTFLIARGCKTLIDEGKTVSIRQMFYMTKHTLQGSSENTFEDQSESDPIIEDLEVGIDALREELHLFANKRGLVVGSLVVNDAGDEIDLTRMGRGGWGIPSICEDDQLRFVRNKAEFILCVEKQAVWHRLNEDRFWEKHKCILMTTEGQAARGSRRLLQRMATELKLPIYVLVDNDPWGLYIYSVLKQGSINLAYESMRMAVPGVRFLGMSSFDYKKFTLPKAVEIKLSKEDISRAEQMKAYPWFKDKKWQREIQELLKNGFKMEVDALLTKSISFITEEYIPKKLRDKDFLQ, encoded by the coding sequence ATGGCCGCCGCGAAGAAAGCCACGACCAAGCCCAAGGCATCCGACAAGGACGTTCGTACGCTCCGCAAGATCGAGCAGCTCGCTCAAGCCGCGGTACGCACCGTCGAAAAGAAGGAGAACCCCGCGCTATCCATCCGCATGCGGGCGCTGTCCAACGTCTCCTTCAACGAGAAAAAGCGCATCATCGAGCTGGGTCAGAAGACGCAATCGCGCGAGTTTTTCAACACCGCGATGGCCCGCAAGTTCATGCAGACCTTCCTCATCGCGCGCGGCTGCAAGACGCTGATCGACGAGGGCAAGACGGTCAGCATTCGTCAGATGTTCTACATGACGAAGCACACGCTCCAGGGCAGCTCGGAGAACACCTTCGAGGACCAGAGCGAGAGCGATCCCATCATCGAGGACCTCGAGGTGGGCATCGACGCGCTGCGCGAGGAGCTTCATCTCTTCGCCAACAAGCGCGGCCTCGTCGTGGGCTCGCTCGTCGTCAACGACGCGGGCGACGAGATCGATTTGACGCGCATGGGCCGCGGAGGGTGGGGGATCCCGAGCATCTGCGAGGACGATCAGCTCCGTTTCGTGCGCAACAAGGCCGAGTTCATCCTCTGCGTCGAGAAGCAAGCCGTCTGGCACCGCCTCAACGAGGATCGCTTCTGGGAGAAGCACAAGTGCATCCTCATGACCACCGAGGGCCAGGCCGCCCGCGGGTCGCGCCGGCTACTGCAACGCATGGCCACCGAGCTGAAATTGCCCATTTACGTCCTCGTCGATAACGATCCGTGGGGGCTCTACATCTACTCGGTCCTCAAGCAGGGCTCGATCAACCTGGCCTACGAATCAATGCGCATGGCCGTCCCGGGCGTTCGCTTCTTGGGCATGAGCTCGTTCGACTACAAGAAGTTCACCCTGCCCAAGGCGGTGGAGATCAAGCTCTCCAAGGAAGACATTTCCCGCGCCGAGCAGATGAAGGCGTACCCCTGGTTCAAGGACAAGAAGTGGCAGCGTGAGATCCAGGAGCTGCTGAAAAACGGCTTCAAGATGGAGGTCGACGCCCTTCTCACGAAGAGCATTTCCTTCATCACCGAGGAGTACATTCCGAAGAAACTGCGGGACAAAGATTTCCTTCAGTAA
- a CDS encoding DNA topoisomerase VI subunit B, which translates to MPKRAAKASERIESEETPAVEEAASAAASGSGTRPARRATAETMASRQREISVSEFFTKNRHLLGFDNPAKALLTTVKEAVDNSLDACEEAGILPDLIVEVKEVGNPTNASGASRFRVSIEDNGPGIVKPQIAKIFAKLLYGSKFHRLKQSRGQQGIGISAAGLYGQLTTGRPVVIISKIGKGRPAHRIELRIDTKRNHPDVLKDEIVEWDKEHGTRVEIELVAAYRGGRTGVEAYLEQTVVANPHLGLTYHPPKGEVLSFPRVANELPREAEEIKPHPHGVELGMLLRMLHDSPGKSVKQVLIDDFSRISPALADQVCELAKVKPKTSAASIVGDDVDRLHKALGEVKVKAPSASCVVPIGEELLIEGLKRRFKADFYVSTTRPPSVYRGNPFVVEVGLAYGGELPTDDPADVMRFANRVPLQYQPKACAISEAIYDTNWRSYELQQPRGALPLGPLAVVVHLASVWVPFTSEAKEAVAHYDELLREMKLAVQECGRKLGAHLRARERAVSEQKRLHLFQRYIPEVAEAIGAILSKPKDAVQQSFYSALPNFVRIVQEQPEKPDGEGSPAPSEPPPPASGSEPPPAPPKAAAAAKKGSASAKKAPPPPPAKAPPTKKAPPPPPKKGAPLPKKRTKPELRTQV; encoded by the coding sequence ATGCCGAAAAGAGCCGCCAAAGCCAGCGAGCGGATCGAATCCGAAGAGACCCCCGCCGTCGAGGAAGCCGCATCTGCAGCCGCATCTGGATCTGGCACTCGCCCCGCGCGAAGGGCCACCGCCGAGACCATGGCCTCGCGCCAGCGCGAGATTTCGGTCAGCGAATTCTTTACGAAGAATCGCCACCTCCTCGGCTTCGACAATCCCGCCAAGGCGCTGCTCACCACCGTCAAAGAGGCCGTGGACAACTCGCTCGACGCTTGCGAGGAAGCCGGCATCTTGCCGGACCTCATCGTCGAGGTGAAGGAGGTGGGCAACCCCACGAACGCCTCCGGAGCATCGCGCTTTCGCGTCTCCATCGAGGACAACGGCCCGGGCATCGTCAAACCGCAGATCGCGAAGATCTTCGCGAAGCTCTTATATGGGTCGAAGTTCCACCGTCTAAAGCAATCGCGCGGGCAGCAGGGCATCGGCATCAGCGCCGCGGGCCTCTACGGCCAGCTCACCACGGGCCGCCCGGTGGTCATCATCTCGAAGATCGGCAAGGGCCGTCCGGCCCACCGCATCGAGCTGCGCATCGACACGAAGCGCAACCACCCCGACGTCCTCAAGGACGAAATCGTCGAGTGGGACAAGGAGCACGGCACCCGCGTCGAAATCGAGCTGGTGGCGGCTTACCGCGGCGGGCGCACCGGCGTGGAGGCTTACCTCGAGCAAACCGTGGTGGCCAACCCGCACCTCGGGCTGACGTACCACCCGCCCAAAGGCGAGGTGCTCTCGTTCCCGCGCGTGGCCAACGAGCTGCCGCGCGAGGCCGAGGAGATCAAGCCGCACCCGCACGGTGTCGAGCTGGGAATGCTCCTGCGCATGCTGCACGATTCACCGGGCAAGTCGGTGAAGCAGGTGCTCATCGACGACTTTTCGCGCATCAGCCCGGCCCTGGCCGATCAAGTGTGCGAGCTCGCCAAGGTGAAGCCGAAGACGTCGGCGGCCAGTATCGTAGGCGACGACGTGGATCGCCTGCACAAGGCGCTGGGCGAGGTGAAGGTCAAGGCGCCGTCGGCCTCGTGCGTCGTGCCCATCGGCGAGGAGCTCCTCATCGAGGGCCTGAAACGCCGCTTCAAGGCGGATTTCTACGTGTCGACGACGCGCCCGCCCTCGGTTTACCGCGGCAACCCGTTCGTGGTGGAGGTCGGCCTCGCCTACGGCGGCGAGCTTCCGACGGACGATCCCGCGGACGTCATGCGCTTCGCCAACCGCGTGCCCTTGCAGTACCAGCCCAAGGCCTGCGCCATCAGCGAGGCCATTTACGATACGAACTGGCGCTCGTACGAGCTGCAGCAGCCCCGCGGCGCCTTGCCGCTCGGCCCCTTGGCGGTCGTGGTGCACCTGGCGAGCGTCTGGGTGCCCTTCACCAGCGAGGCGAAGGAAGCCGTCGCGCACTACGACGAGCTGCTTCGCGAGATGAAGCTCGCCGTGCAGGAGTGCGGCCGCAAGCTGGGGGCGCACCTGCGTGCCCGCGAGCGCGCGGTCAGCGAGCAAAAGCGTCTGCACCTTTTCCAGCGCTACATTCCCGAGGTGGCCGAGGCCATCGGGGCGATCCTTTCGAAGCCGAAGGACGCCGTGCAGCAGTCCTTCTACTCCGCCCTGCCGAACTTCGTGCGCATCGTGCAGGAGCAGCCGGAAAAGCCCGACGGAGAAGGCTCTCCCGCCCCGAGCGAGCCGCCCCCGCCGGCCAGTGGAAGTGAGCCCCCGCCGGCGCCTCCGAAGGCCGCTGCCGCCGCCAAGAAGGGGAGCGCGAGCGCGAAGAAAGCGCCCCCGCCGCCCCCGGCCAAGGCGCCCCCGACGAAGAAGGCACCGCCGCCCCCGCCCAAGAAGGGCGCCCCGCTGCCGAAGAAGCGCACGAAACCCGAGCTACGGACCCAGGTCTAA
- a CDS encoding MFS transporter, with amino-acid sequence MIRRPLVILILLTGLNLLNYLDRYVLSAVLPKIEAELALTKLVEGTAATVFLVGYFATSPMFGVLGDRGRRTRLMALGVAVWSLATLWTGFAAGKWSLLASRAFVGIGEASYATIAPTIIDDLAPPEKRGRWLSVFYTAMPIGSALGYLTGGFVEHAFGWRAAFFVAGGPGLLLALLCLAVVEPERRAVAKAKEPMLTAMRDLYPRRTYRRAVLGYAAYTFAIGGLAFWAPTFLYETFHLDLKTANFRFGMVTVVGGAIGTVIGGFLGDKAAKQDRGESHPDQNASLGYLSVCAWSTALGAPLTALCFVADSAGTFFAVALACEIALFVSQSPVNAALLRSVPEERRASAMALSIFAIHLFGDLWSPPLIGALADQLPMRAAMFLITAGFAIGAIIWFVPGKPLKKQANPASAN; translated from the coding sequence GTGATCCGGCGACCGCTCGTCATTCTGATCCTGCTTACCGGGCTGAATCTCCTCAACTACCTGGACCGCTACGTCCTCTCGGCGGTGCTGCCGAAGATCGAGGCGGAGCTCGCATTGACGAAGCTCGTCGAGGGCACAGCGGCCACCGTGTTTCTCGTGGGTTATTTCGCGACGAGCCCGATGTTTGGCGTGCTGGGCGACCGGGGACGGCGCACGCGGCTCATGGCCCTCGGGGTCGCCGTGTGGAGCCTTGCGACCCTTTGGACGGGGTTTGCGGCGGGAAAATGGTCGCTGCTCGCCTCGCGTGCCTTCGTGGGCATCGGCGAGGCCAGCTACGCGACCATCGCGCCCACGATCATCGACGACCTCGCCCCGCCCGAGAAGCGCGGGCGATGGCTCTCCGTGTTTTACACGGCGATGCCGATTGGCTCGGCGCTCGGGTACCTCACGGGTGGCTTCGTCGAACATGCCTTCGGGTGGCGCGCAGCGTTCTTCGTCGCGGGCGGGCCGGGGCTTTTGCTCGCTCTTCTCTGCCTGGCGGTCGTCGAGCCGGAACGCCGCGCCGTGGCCAAGGCCAAGGAGCCGATGCTCACGGCCATGCGCGATCTTTATCCGCGACGCACCTACCGGCGCGCGGTGCTCGGTTATGCGGCGTACACGTTTGCCATCGGCGGGCTTGCCTTTTGGGCACCAACGTTCCTCTACGAGACGTTCCACCTCGACTTGAAAACGGCGAATTTCCGCTTCGGAATGGTGACCGTGGTGGGCGGGGCGATCGGCACCGTGATCGGTGGTTTCCTCGGGGACAAAGCCGCAAAGCAGGATCGCGGCGAGAGCCATCCGGACCAAAATGCTTCGCTCGGGTACCTCTCCGTCTGCGCATGGAGCACGGCCCTGGGCGCACCGCTCACGGCCCTTTGTTTCGTTGCGGACTCGGCGGGAACGTTCTTCGCCGTGGCCCTGGCATGCGAAATTGCTCTGTTCGTGTCGCAATCGCCGGTCAACGCGGCGCTCCTGCGAAGCGTGCCCGAGGAGCGCCGCGCTAGCGCTATGGCCCTGAGCATCTTCGCGATTCATCTGTTCGGGGACCTCTGGTCGCCCCCTCTCATCGGAGCACTTGCGGATCAGCTCCCCATGCGTGCGGCGATGTTTCTCATTACGGCTGGGTTCGCCATCGGCGCGATCATCTGGTTCGTGCCAGGCAAGCCGCTGAAAAAGCAAGCAAATCCCGCCAGTGCAAATTGA